From the genome of Halomonas sp. 1513, one region includes:
- a CDS encoding phosphate ABC transporter, permease protein PstA, producing MRRVRGEGPWAWLAAGSVALSLLLLVALLALLAGRGLAHFWPAEVVLVELDDGSRFAARPGREERSAEGVERLYHTGNREWLGTPWRWVEVARIVDQRRPAELVVVERRRWGDFIGRVAGLEEDGVALDIDDEAARWAALDQRLERLAQLREARDALRQEAVMPRVRALAAEQDAASRARLEEELVALNAEVLALQARMARDRVLLESVAGERLALPLEDVLAIQRPNAMSLPAKLGAWGERGWRFLSEGPRAANTAGGVWPAIFGTVLLVLLMSLLVAPFGVLAAIYLNEIAHQGRLTRLVRISVRNLAGVPSIVYGVFGLGVFVYGIGGSLDEWFFSEQLPSPTFGTGGLLWASLTLALLTLPVVIVATEEGLARIPDHQREGALALGATRLETLRRVVVPMALPAMLTGMILAVARAAGEVAPLMLVGVAKLAPQVPVDGEFPFLHLERKFMHLGYHIFDVGFHSGDVEAALPLVYATALLLVLVILVLNLTAILLRHHLKARHGALPR from the coding sequence ATGAGGCGGGTGCGTGGCGAAGGTCCCTGGGCGTGGCTAGCGGCCGGCAGCGTGGCGCTGTCGCTGCTGCTGCTGGTGGCACTGCTGGCACTGCTGGCGGGCCGCGGGCTGGCCCACTTCTGGCCCGCCGAGGTGGTCCTGGTGGAACTCGACGACGGCAGCCGCTTCGCCGCCCGCCCCGGCCGCGAGGAGCGCAGCGCCGAAGGCGTCGAGCGGCTCTATCACACCGGCAACCGCGAGTGGCTGGGCACGCCGTGGCGCTGGGTCGAGGTGGCGCGCATCGTCGACCAGCGGCGGCCGGCGGAACTGGTGGTGGTGGAGCGCCGGCGCTGGGGCGACTTCATCGGCCGCGTGGCGGGCCTCGAGGAGGATGGCGTGGCCCTCGATATCGACGACGAGGCGGCGCGCTGGGCGGCGCTCGATCAGCGCCTGGAGCGCCTGGCGCAGCTGCGAGAGGCGCGTGACGCGCTGCGCCAGGAGGCGGTGATGCCGCGAGTGAGAGCGCTGGCCGCGGAGCAGGATGCCGCCAGCCGCGCTCGGCTCGAGGAGGAGCTGGTCGCACTCAACGCCGAGGTGCTGGCGCTTCAGGCGCGCATGGCCCGCGACCGGGTGCTGCTGGAGAGCGTCGCGGGTGAGCGACTGGCGCTACCCCTCGAAGACGTGCTGGCGATTCAGCGGCCCAACGCCATGTCGCTGCCGGCCAAGCTCGGCGCCTGGGGCGAGCGCGGGTGGCGCTTTCTCAGCGAGGGGCCGCGCGCCGCCAACACCGCTGGCGGCGTGTGGCCGGCGATCTTCGGCACCGTGCTGCTGGTACTGCTGATGTCGCTGCTGGTGGCGCCGTTCGGCGTGCTGGCGGCCATCTACCTCAACGAGATCGCCCACCAGGGCCGGCTGACCCGGCTGGTGCGCATCAGCGTGCGCAATCTCGCCGGGGTGCCGTCGATCGTCTACGGCGTGTTCGGCCTCGGGGTCTTCGTCTACGGCATCGGCGGCAGCCTCGACGAGTGGTTCTTCAGCGAGCAGCTGCCGTCGCCGACCTTCGGCACCGGCGGGCTGCTGTGGGCCTCGCTGACCCTGGCGCTGCTGACCCTGCCGGTGGTGATCGTGGCCACCGAGGAGGGCCTGGCGCGCATTCCCGATCACCAGCGCGAAGGCGCCCTGGCGCTGGGCGCCACGCGGCTCGAGACGCTGCGCCGGGTGGTGGTGCCGATGGCGCTGCCGGCGATGCTCACCGGGATGATCCTGGCGGTGGCGCGGGCCGCCGGCGAGGTGGCGCCGCTGATGCTGGTGGGGGTGGCCAAGCTGGCGCCCCAGGTGCCGGTGGACGGCGAGTTTCCGTTCCTGCACCTCGAGCGCAAGTTCATGCACCTTGGCTATCATATCTTCGACGTAGGCTTTCACAGCGGCGATGTCGAGGCCGCGCTGCCGCTGGTATACGCCACGGCGCTGCTGCTGGTGCTAGTGATCCTGGTGCTTAACCTAACTGCCATCTTACTGCGGCATCATCTCAAGGCGCGTCATGGCGCGCTGCCACGCTAG
- a CDS encoding acyl-CoA thioesterase, with the protein MTDLDDVPAPQGQLTLKLLASRQDTNFYGDIPAGWLIGHMDQAAELAAGREAHGRTATVALESMDFLCPVRVGSVVNIYTAIREVGRSSLKIDVEVWIRPHQERDPDELYKVTEARFVMVALDDNGRIRAVPDA; encoded by the coding sequence ATGACCGACCTCGACGATGTTCCCGCGCCCCAGGGCCAACTGACACTCAAACTGCTGGCCTCCCGGCAGGATACCAACTTCTACGGCGATATCCCCGCCGGCTGGCTGATCGGCCATATGGATCAGGCCGCCGAACTCGCCGCCGGACGTGAGGCCCACGGCCGCACCGCCACGGTCGCCCTGGAGTCGATGGATTTCCTGTGCCCGGTGCGGGTCGGCTCGGTGGTCAATATCTATACCGCGATCCGCGAGGTGGGCCGCAGCTCGCTGAAGATCGACGTCGAGGTGTGGATACGTCCCCATCAGGAGCGCGATCCCGACGAGCTCTACAAGGTCACCGAGGCGCGCTTCGTGATGGTCGCCCTGGACGACAATGGGCGGATACGCGCCGTCCCCGACGCCTGA
- a CDS encoding ABC transporter substrate-binding protein translates to MQRRNFLKTLGAGAAGVAAAPFISTAKADEVITWRMVTSWPQNFPALGTGAKDFAERIERLSGGRMRVEVLGAGELVPALEVFDAVAAGTAEMGHSAAYYWRGKVAAAQFFTAVPFGMNTTETNAWLYNGGGQELWDELYAKHNLKPFAVGNTGTQMAGWFKKEIHSLDDMRGVRIRLPGLAGEAMNGIGATAVNMPGSEIFTSLQTGVLDAADWVGPYNDMAFGLYQVADYYYTSVWNEPSAVLEGTINLDAWNALPDDLKDVVTEAARSANLSMIDEFTYRNAQALETLVEEHGVELRTFPEDVMQALYESSMEVLERQVENDPDSKKIYDSYLAFQQLVRPFTDVGEYSYLKGRENVGA, encoded by the coding sequence ATGCAACGCCGTAACTTTCTCAAGACCCTGGGGGCCGGTGCCGCCGGCGTCGCCGCAGCACCCTTCATCTCCACCGCCAAGGCCGACGAGGTCATCACCTGGCGCATGGTCACCTCCTGGCCGCAGAACTTCCCTGCGCTGGGCACCGGGGCCAAGGACTTCGCCGAGCGCATCGAGCGGCTCTCCGGCGGTCGCATGCGCGTCGAGGTGCTCGGCGCCGGCGAACTGGTGCCGGCCCTGGAAGTCTTCGATGCCGTCGCCGCGGGCACCGCCGAGATGGGCCACTCCGCCGCCTACTACTGGCGCGGCAAGGTCGCCGCGGCGCAGTTCTTCACCGCCGTGCCGTTCGGCATGAACACCACCGAGACCAACGCCTGGCTTTATAACGGCGGCGGTCAGGAGCTGTGGGACGAGCTCTACGCCAAGCACAACCTCAAGCCGTTCGCGGTGGGCAACACCGGCACCCAGATGGCCGGCTGGTTCAAGAAGGAGATTCACTCGCTGGACGACATGCGCGGCGTGCGGATTCGCCTGCCGGGGCTGGCCGGCGAGGCCATGAACGGCATCGGCGCCACCGCCGTGAACATGCCGGGTTCGGAGATATTCACCTCGCTGCAGACCGGCGTGCTCGACGCCGCCGACTGGGTCGGGCCCTACAACGACATGGCCTTCGGCCTCTATCAGGTCGCCGACTACTACTACACCTCGGTGTGGAACGAGCCCAGCGCGGTGCTCGAGGGCACCATCAACCTGGATGCCTGGAACGCCCTGCCCGACGACCTCAAGGACGTGGTCACCGAAGCCGCGCGCAGTGCCAACCTGTCGATGATCGACGAGTTCACCTACCGCAACGCCCAGGCCCTCGAGACCCTGGTCGAGGAGCACGGCGTCGAGCTGCGCACCTTCCCCGAGGACGTCATGCAGGCGCTCTACGAATCCTCCATGGAGGTACTCGAGCGCCAGGTCGAAAACGATCCCGACTCGAAGAAGATCTACGACTCCTACCTGGCCTTCCAGCAGCTGGTACGGCCCTTCACCGACGTCGGCGAGTACTCCTATCTCAAAGGCCGCGAAAACGTTGGCGCCTGA
- a CDS encoding phosphate ABC transporter substrate-binding protein — protein sequence MRGVLLCSLLGAWPLAADEGSVVGSLDSVGSETLAGLMLRWGEQLERDHPGVRLQLQASGSATAPAALAAGTSRLGPMSRRMSAAEREVIEAQQGHPPQEIPVALDALAVFVHRHHPLEALNLAQLDAIFSDTRRCGAAEAITRWEALPGSSRRGSLARHGRNSVSGTHGVFKREALCGGDFRLDVNEHTGSAAAVAAVAGAPGAIGYAGAGYLTAGVRAVALENAVGEALAPTAANVLSGDYPLSRTLYLYVNLPPGERLPPPEAAFIALVLSDAGQALVEESGFIALPEALRRAARSQLGLEEG from the coding sequence TTGCGGGGGGTGCTGCTGTGCTCTCTGCTCGGGGCTTGGCCGCTGGCCGCCGACGAGGGCAGCGTGGTGGGTAGCCTCGACTCGGTGGGCTCCGAGACCCTGGCCGGGCTGATGCTGCGCTGGGGCGAACAGCTCGAGCGCGACCACCCCGGGGTGCGGTTGCAGCTGCAGGCCAGCGGCTCGGCAACGGCGCCGGCGGCACTGGCGGCGGGCACCAGCCGGCTGGGACCCATGTCGCGGCGCATGTCGGCGGCCGAGCGCGAGGTCATCGAGGCGCAGCAGGGCCATCCGCCCCAGGAGATACCGGTGGCGCTGGATGCCCTGGCGGTGTTCGTGCATCGCCACCATCCGCTCGAGGCGCTGAATCTGGCCCAGCTCGATGCGATCTTCTCGGATACCCGGCGCTGCGGCGCCGCCGAGGCGATCACGCGCTGGGAGGCGCTGCCGGGCAGTTCACGCCGCGGCAGCCTGGCGCGACATGGGCGCAACTCTGTCTCCGGCACTCACGGCGTGTTCAAGCGTGAAGCGCTGTGCGGCGGCGATTTTCGTCTCGACGTCAACGAGCACACCGGCTCGGCGGCGGCAGTGGCCGCGGTGGCCGGTGCACCTGGGGCGATCGGCTACGCCGGCGCCGGCTATCTCACCGCCGGCGTGCGCGCCGTGGCGCTGGAGAACGCCGTCGGCGAGGCGCTGGCGCCCACCGCCGCTAACGTGCTCAGCGGTGACTATCCGCTGTCGCGGACGCTCTATCTCTACGTCAATCTGCCCCCCGGTGAGCGCTTGCCTCCGCCGGAGGCGGCATTCATCGCGCTGGTACTCTCCGACGCGGGTCAGGCACTGGTCGAGGAGAGCGGCTTCATCGCGCTGCCCGAGGCGCTGCGCCGGGCGGCTCGCTCACAGCTCGGCCTGGAGGAGGGCTGA
- a CDS encoding phosphate ABC transporter ATP-binding protein — MARREAVVEIAPADSCLEIQALSLAYAGTPALSDLTLRVPRHRVTAFIGPSGCGKSTLLRALNRLHDLNDSVSRRGEIRLEGQEIHAPEVAVAELRRRVGMVFQTPNPFPMSIYENVAFGLRLQGGLRKRQRDEVVEWALRSAALWDEVKARLGDSAWSLSGGQQQRLVIARTLAVKPEVLLLDEPASALDPISTLKIEELIRNLKSQLTLVLVTHNMQQAARVSDYTAFLHGGELVEYAPTDALFTNPRLARTENYITGRMA, encoded by the coding sequence ATCGCGCGGCGTGAGGCGGTGGTCGAGATCGCCCCCGCCGACAGCTGCCTGGAGATCCAGGCGCTGAGCCTGGCCTATGCCGGGACGCCGGCACTCAGCGATCTCACGCTGCGCGTGCCGCGGCATCGGGTCACGGCCTTCATCGGGCCGTCGGGCTGCGGCAAGTCGACCCTGCTGCGCGCGCTGAACCGGCTGCACGACCTCAACGACAGCGTCAGCCGGCGCGGCGAGATTCGCCTCGAGGGCCAGGAGATTCACGCCCCCGAGGTGGCGGTGGCCGAGCTGCGGCGGCGGGTGGGGATGGTGTTCCAGACGCCCAACCCCTTCCCGATGTCGATCTACGAGAACGTCGCCTTCGGCCTGCGCCTGCAGGGCGGCCTGCGCAAGCGCCAGCGCGACGAAGTGGTGGAGTGGGCGCTGCGCTCGGCGGCGCTGTGGGACGAGGTCAAGGCGCGCCTCGGCGACTCGGCCTGGTCGCTGTCCGGCGGCCAGCAGCAGCGTCTGGTGATCGCCCGCACCCTGGCGGTCAAGCCCGAGGTGCTGCTGCTCGATGAGCCGGCCTCGGCGCTGGACCCGATCTCGACGCTGAAGATCGAGGAGTTGATCCGCAACCTCAAGTCGCAGCTGACGCTGGTGCTGGTCACCCACAACATGCAGCAGGCGGCGCGGGTCTCCGACTACACCGCCTTCCTGCACGGCGGCGAGCTGGTCGAGTACGCGCCCACCGATGCGCTGTTCACCAACCCGCGCCTGGCGCGCACCGAAAACTACATCACCGGCCGCATGGCCTGA
- a CDS encoding DNA helicase II has product MDDVTAILDHLNPAQREAVSAPQGNMLVLAGAGSGKTRVLVHRIAWLLQTEGMSPYAILAVTFTNKAAREMRTRLEALLGLSLRNMWVGTFHSIAHRLLRTHWQDARLPQHFQIIDSDDQLRLVKRLLKDHRIDDERFPPRQVQYFISGCKEEGLRPHQVDAHGDGYMAQMVELYERYQLTCERGGLVDFGELLLRSLELLRDTPALLAHYQARFGHVLVDEFQDTNTLQYAWLKLLTGESAGMTVVGDDDQSIYGWRGARVENIRRFEQEFHDTRTVRLEQNYRSTSAILDAANALISHNTGRMGKELWTEGAKGEPISVYAGFNDLDEARFIVDTIGEQVRDGAARREIAILYRSNAQSRVLEETLIRQGVPYRIYGGQRFYERLEIKNALAYLRLLLNREDDASLERVINVPARGIGTRTVEILREHARLNNVSLWQALHDALSDALLKGRAANAVRAFAELIEQLDNDTAGMALHEIIAHVNHASGLVEHHANEKGEKGQARIENLEELINAARAFTQGDALENQEVGEGAAALEPFLSEAALNAGDHEADEFEDCVQLMTLHSAKGLEFPIVFVSGVEEGLFPHKMSLEEPGRLEEERRLCYVGLTRAMRKLYLTYAELRRLHGKETFQRASRFLRELPEELLEEVRLRGQISRPVTARPAVGLSRQTSVDGGGDLPSLSLGQRVSHPLFGEGVILNAEGEGERARVQVSFEGEGDKWLVLGFAKLTPL; this is encoded by the coding sequence TGCTGGTGCTCGCCGGGGCCGGTTCCGGCAAGACCCGGGTGCTGGTGCATCGTATCGCCTGGCTGCTGCAGACCGAGGGCATGTCGCCCTACGCCATCCTCGCCGTGACCTTCACCAACAAGGCGGCCCGCGAGATGCGCACCCGCCTCGAAGCGCTGCTCGGCCTGTCGCTGCGCAACATGTGGGTGGGTACCTTCCACTCCATCGCCCACCGTCTGCTGCGCACCCACTGGCAGGATGCGCGGCTGCCCCAGCACTTCCAGATCATCGACAGCGACGACCAGCTGCGCCTGGTCAAGCGGCTGCTCAAGGATCACCGCATCGACGACGAGCGCTTTCCGCCGCGCCAGGTGCAGTACTTCATCTCCGGCTGCAAGGAGGAGGGGCTGCGGCCGCACCAGGTCGATGCCCACGGCGATGGTTACATGGCGCAGATGGTCGAGCTCTACGAACGCTATCAGCTGACCTGCGAGCGCGGTGGGCTGGTCGACTTCGGCGAACTGCTGCTCAGGAGCCTCGAGCTGCTGCGCGATACCCCGGCGCTGCTGGCCCACTACCAGGCGCGCTTCGGCCATGTGCTGGTCGACGAGTTCCAGGACACCAACACCCTGCAGTACGCCTGGCTCAAGCTGCTCACCGGCGAGAGTGCCGGCATGACCGTGGTCGGCGACGACGACCAGTCGATCTACGGCTGGCGCGGCGCGCGGGTCGAGAACATTCGCCGCTTCGAGCAGGAGTTCCACGACACCCGTACCGTGCGCCTCGAGCAGAACTACCGCTCCACCAGCGCCATCCTCGACGCCGCCAATGCCTTGATCAGCCACAACACCGGGCGCATGGGCAAGGAGCTGTGGACCGAGGGCGCCAAGGGCGAGCCGATCTCGGTCTATGCCGGCTTCAACGACCTCGATGAAGCGCGCTTCATCGTCGATACCATTGGCGAGCAGGTGCGCGACGGCGCGGCGCGCCGCGAGATCGCGATTCTCTATCGCTCCAACGCCCAGTCGCGGGTGCTCGAGGAGACCCTGATCCGCCAGGGCGTGCCCTACCGCATCTACGGCGGCCAGCGCTTCTACGAGCGCCTCGAGATCAAGAACGCCCTGGCCTACCTGCGGCTGCTGCTCAATCGCGAGGACGACGCCTCGCTGGAGCGCGTCATCAACGTGCCGGCCCGCGGCATCGGTACCCGCACCGTGGAGATCCTGCGCGAGCATGCGCGGCTCAACAACGTCTCGCTGTGGCAGGCGCTGCACGACGCGCTCAGCGACGCGCTGCTCAAGGGCCGCGCCGCCAACGCGGTGCGCGCCTTCGCCGAGCTGATCGAACAGCTCGACAACGATACCGCCGGCATGGCGTTGCACGAGATCATCGCCCACGTGAACCACGCCAGCGGGCTGGTCGAGCACCACGCCAACGAGAAGGGCGAGAAGGGCCAGGCGCGGATCGAGAACCTCGAGGAGCTGATCAACGCCGCCCGCGCCTTTACCCAGGGTGATGCGCTGGAGAATCAGGAGGTCGGCGAGGGGGCCGCGGCGCTGGAGCCATTCCTCTCCGAGGCGGCGCTCAACGCCGGCGATCACGAGGCCGACGAGTTCGAGGACTGCGTGCAGCTGATGACCCTGCACTCCGCCAAGGGGCTGGAGTTCCCCATCGTGTTCGTCTCCGGGGTCGAGGAGGGGCTGTTTCCGCACAAGATGTCGCTGGAGGAGCCGGGGCGCCTCGAGGAGGAGCGCCGGCTCTGCTATGTGGGTCTGACCCGTGCCATGCGCAAGCTCTACCTGACCTACGCCGAGCTGCGTCGGCTGCACGGCAAGGAGACCTTCCAGCGGGCGTCGCGCTTCCTGCGCGAGCTGCCCGAGGAGCTGCTCGAGGAGGTCCGCCTGCGCGGCCAGATCTCGCGCCCGGTCACCGCCAGGCCGGCGGTGGGCCTGTCGCGCCAGACCTCGGTGGATGGCGGCGGCGACTTGCCCAGCCTGTCGCTGGGCCAGCGGGTCAGCCATCCGCTGTTCGGCGAGGGGGTGATCCTCAACGCCGAGGGCGAGGGCGAACGCGCCCGGGTCCAGGTCAGCTTCGAGGGTGAAGGCGACAAGTGGTTGGTACTGGGCTTTGCCAAGCTGACGCCGCTGTAG